One part of the Aspergillus fumigatus Af293 chromosome 7, whole genome shotgun sequence genome encodes these proteins:
- a CDS encoding DsbA family oxidoreductase, whose product MTVIEIDVVFDFICPWCHIGKRSLDRAIALYRKTYPGGRNDTITIKWRPFYLNPNRHGRSVPKSVLIDERLKDKTPEQRAAMVKRVEKIAQSVGVRINYGRMIGPDTRDAHRLVYLSREDPAISSEIHGELVERLLEAFHERAMDITRPEVLKEAAAAAGIEAAVVERWLAEDVGNVVDEEARKYREVEGIKGVPRFRFQGKYEWDGEDLQECMEIMGKVEAEEGS is encoded by the exons ATGACCGTGATTGAAATCGACGTAGTCTTCGACTTCATCTGCCCC TGGTGCCACATCGGCAAACGCAGCCTCGACCGCGCCATCGCCCTGTACCGCAAAACCTACCCAGGCGGCCGCAacgacaccatcaccatcaaaTGGCGCCCCTTTTATCTCAACCCCAACCGGCACGGACGCAGTGTGCCCAAGTCTGTTCTTATAGATGAACGTCTGAAGGACAAGACGCCCGAGCAGCGTGCCGCGATGGTCAAGCGTGTGGAAAAGATCGCCCAGTCGGTAGGGGTCCGCATCAACTATGGACGGATGATTGGGCCGGACACGCGCGATGCGCATCGCCTGGTTTACCTGAGTCGGGAGGATCCTGCAATTAGCTCGGAGATTCATGGGGAGCTGGTGGAAAGGCTGCTCGAGGCGTTCCATGAACGCGCGATGGATATCACTCGGCCGGAGGTGTtgaaggaggcggcggctgcggcgggGATTGAGGCTGCGGTGGTGGAAAGGTGGCTGGCCGAGGATGTTGGCAATGTTGTCGATGAGGAGGCAAGGAAGTATAGAGAGGTTGAAGGGATTAAGGGGGTTCCGAGGTTTCGGTTCCAAGGCAAGTATGagtgggatggagaggatcTGCAAGAGTGTATGGAGATCATGGGCAAGGTGGAGGCAGAGGAGGGGAGTTAA